A part of Streptomyces sp. NBC_01451 genomic DNA contains:
- a CDS encoding class I SAM-dependent methyltransferase — protein MLAAQASPWYVHALQRTTAAPAEPLAVPARMEWTTRPGSGPGAEILGPDLRHKRLLELGCGSGHNAAHLATRYGAHVTGVDLVGLQVRRARSHYGRLNNLTFVAGHALHYLQATDEQFDAIYSVFGAIGLVAPELLLPAIAQHLKPGRTLVFSVPHPQRGGLRPATDDRPRRDFVTLPDRSRLPIARWDFDTNRWEKHLDRAGLWLTSAEEFHDARHGGRWPTTLLITARKL, from the coding sequence GTGCTCGCCGCCCAGGCGTCCCCCTGGTACGTCCACGCGTTGCAACGCACCACGGCTGCTCCCGCCGAGCCGCTGGCCGTGCCCGCCCGGATGGAATGGACAACCCGGCCCGGCAGCGGGCCCGGCGCCGAAATCCTCGGCCCGGACCTGCGCCACAAGCGACTGCTCGAACTCGGCTGCGGCTCCGGCCACAACGCCGCCCACCTCGCCACACGCTACGGCGCCCACGTCACCGGCGTCGACCTCGTCGGCCTCCAGGTCCGCCGAGCCCGCTCCCACTACGGCCGACTGAACAACCTCACCTTCGTCGCAGGCCACGCCCTGCACTACCTGCAAGCCACAGACGAGCAGTTCGACGCCATCTACTCAGTCTTCGGCGCCATCGGTCTCGTCGCCCCGGAGCTGCTGCTCCCGGCCATCGCCCAGCACCTCAAACCCGGGCGCACTCTCGTCTTCTCGGTCCCCCACCCCCAGCGCGGCGGCCTACGGCCCGCCACCGACGACCGGCCCCGCCGCGACTTCGTCACCCTCCCCGACCGCAGCCGACTACCCATCGCCCGCTGGGACTTCGACACCAACCGCTGGGAGAAACACCTCGACCGCGCCGGGCTCTGGCTCACCTCGGCCGAGGAGTTCCACGACGCGCGCCACGGTGGCCGCTGGCCGACCACTCTCCTCATCACCGCGCGCAAGCTCTGA
- a CDS encoding tetratricopeptide repeat protein — translation MAAPREPNSRLRETISATGCTYEALARDVRRIAAENGEILQTNKSAVSHWVNGIRWPTGRTGQYLAEALSRRTGRIVTQTEIGLRAPDGEEPAEGDPVVAVTDLGRADVERRRFLAVAAFTTAGVAMPLAHDHEATTRMLRARTGTSVVGAEDVDVVRQITAAFSAADERLGGGHGLTTVTAYLADTAAPMLRGRFPSEALRRAAFGAVAELAYLAGWKHHDLGQEGAAQRYYQVGYQLAWEADPHGHAAWMMRALAHQALSLKQPHHCVDLVEGALIRGLDHVDGQTEALLHITHARAFAAVGERPAAARALLAAEDALLRDDVPQPSYSRVSGPAAGTVASHTARTLTDLADHIGTEQQHRDALIRWDPKKYRRVHALTYADLGDSLAAQARADEAVAAWARALALMEGMASDRTRKAITSLRSTLSIYQRRKVPGAAELARRASEALA, via the coding sequence GTGGCAGCGCCGAGAGAACCCAACTCCCGCCTGCGCGAAACCATTTCCGCGACCGGCTGCACTTACGAAGCTCTGGCGAGAGACGTCCGGCGCATCGCAGCCGAGAACGGCGAGATCCTCCAGACGAACAAGTCGGCCGTCTCCCACTGGGTGAACGGCATCCGCTGGCCCACCGGCCGAACCGGCCAGTACCTCGCCGAAGCCCTGTCACGCCGAACGGGCCGAATCGTCACCCAGACTGAGATCGGCCTACGCGCACCTGATGGCGAGGAGCCGGCCGAAGGAGATCCCGTCGTGGCCGTAACTGACCTCGGCCGGGCCGATGTTGAGCGCCGCCGCTTCCTCGCGGTGGCGGCCTTCACCACCGCCGGTGTCGCCATGCCGCTCGCGCACGACCACGAGGCCACCACGCGCATGCTCCGTGCGCGTACCGGTACGTCCGTGGTCGGAGCGGAGGACGTGGACGTCGTACGGCAGATCACCGCTGCCTTCAGCGCGGCCGACGAACGCCTCGGCGGCGGCCACGGCCTGACCACGGTCACCGCGTACCTCGCCGACACCGCCGCGCCTATGCTCCGGGGCCGCTTCCCGAGTGAAGCCCTACGACGAGCAGCATTCGGCGCGGTGGCCGAACTCGCCTACCTGGCAGGGTGGAAGCACCACGACCTCGGCCAGGAAGGCGCAGCCCAGCGCTACTACCAGGTCGGCTACCAGCTCGCCTGGGAAGCCGACCCGCACGGCCACGCCGCCTGGATGATGCGCGCCCTCGCCCACCAGGCCCTCAGCCTCAAACAGCCCCACCACTGCGTCGACCTCGTCGAAGGCGCCCTCATCCGCGGCCTGGACCATGTCGACGGTCAGACCGAGGCGCTCCTCCACATCACCCATGCCCGTGCCTTCGCCGCTGTTGGTGAGCGGCCCGCAGCGGCCCGTGCCCTGCTCGCCGCCGAGGACGCCCTGTTGCGTGACGATGTTCCTCAGCCCAGCTACTCCCGCGTCAGCGGCCCCGCCGCAGGCACCGTGGCCAGCCACACCGCCCGTACCCTGACCGACCTCGCCGACCACATCGGTACCGAGCAGCAGCACCGAGACGCCTTGATCCGCTGGGACCCCAAGAAGTACAGGCGCGTCCACGCCCTCACCTACGCAGACCTCGGCGACAGCCTCGCCGCCCAGGCCCGCGCCGACGAAGCCGTCGCCGCCTGGGCGCGGGCCCTGGCACTCATGGAAGGCATGGCCTCCGACCGCACCCGCAAGGCCATCACCTCGCTCCGCTCCACCCTCTCCATTTACCAGCGCCGCAAAGTGCCGGGAGCCGCCGAACTCGCCCGCCGAGCAAGCGAAGCACTGGCCTAA
- a CDS encoding NUDIX domain-containing protein: protein MAQRTTDDQPKALPPALESMTLLVAAVIVHDKATNRVVLLQRSENAKFAQGMWDLPVGKSELGEPVTETAVRELYEETGLTVKPESLKVAHVIHGAWGVEAPNGFLTVVFAAHEWTGEPENREPHKHAQVRWMDAGAVPEAFVDTTASALHSYLNGGPQVSLDGWE from the coding sequence GTGGCTCAGCGGACAACCGACGACCAGCCCAAAGCCCTACCGCCCGCCCTCGAATCCATGACCCTGCTGGTCGCCGCCGTCATCGTCCACGACAAGGCCACCAACCGCGTCGTCCTCCTTCAGCGCAGCGAGAACGCCAAGTTCGCCCAGGGAATGTGGGATCTTCCCGTCGGTAAGAGTGAGCTTGGCGAGCCTGTCACCGAGACTGCGGTGCGCGAGCTGTACGAGGAGACCGGCCTGACGGTGAAGCCCGAGTCCCTCAAGGTCGCCCATGTCATCCACGGCGCCTGGGGCGTCGAAGCTCCCAACGGCTTCCTCACCGTCGTATTCGCCGCCCATGAATGGACCGGCGAGCCCGAAAATCGCGAACCTCATAAGCACGCGCAGGTTCGTTGGATGGATGCCGGTGCCGTCCCCGAGGCATTTGTGGACACCACTGCCAGCGCCCTCCACAGCTATCTCAATGGCGGTCCGCAGGTGTCACTTGACGGATGGGAGTAG
- a CDS encoding pyridoxamine 5'-phosphate oxidase family protein: MSDESVGHLLRARQRDPGAAVRPHRSVELDEAEALRLLGSVGLGRAVFTRHALPAVRPVNHIVAGGDVIVRTHQGSALAAYVRGTSADTVLAYEADVIDSVSHLGWSVVVTGYARLVTDPAELDGFRGRLRQWADQVMDLAVRIHPEMVTGLRLTL, from the coding sequence CCGGGTGCCGCTGTCCGGCCGCACCGGTCGGTGGAACTGGATGAGGCCGAGGCACTGCGGCTGCTGGGCAGTGTGGGGCTGGGCCGGGCCGTGTTCACCCGGCACGCGCTGCCGGCTGTCCGTCCGGTCAACCACATCGTCGCCGGTGGCGACGTCATCGTGCGGACCCATCAGGGATCAGCACTGGCCGCGTATGTCCGGGGCACCAGCGCCGACACCGTGCTCGCGTACGAAGCCGACGTCATCGACTCCGTCAGCCATCTCGGCTGGAGCGTCGTCGTCACCGGCTATGCCCGCCTCGTCACGGACCCGGCCGAACTGGACGGGTTCCGTGGCCGTCTGAGGCAATGGGCGGACCAGGTCATGGACCTCGCCGTGCGCATCCACCCCGAGATGGTCACCGGCCTGCGTCTGACCCTCTGA
- a CDS encoding aminoglycoside phosphotransferase family protein: MTANPSTELLDNLLTLASRTSAVREEVRVWSMSGVERLTFPDGATAIFKYAKRPFDGEDQALRLAHTLGVPVPAVRASAVLDGWLGMLLEDLGAPIREADDLDGAAAAVVLHGTRTASALPVLDQERLRTLPSRALEHLGRLRKADRWQDAADVEDALDQIAQAAEARSAGATVAPFGWVHSEFHPTSLHIGRHGWRLLDFARAFTGPGLLDLASWHGTLDAPDPVRLRVFLDTYVTEGGTPDALAERGGLPAEKWALGWHRMWAVEWFMEQSIRWINDPATDPAYIKAVRRHLTDVLHLLEV, encoded by the coding sequence GTGACCGCGAACCCCAGCACCGAACTCCTCGACAACCTGCTCACCCTGGCCAGCCGGACCAGCGCCGTTCGCGAGGAGGTGCGCGTGTGGTCCATGTCCGGCGTCGAGCGTCTGACCTTCCCCGACGGCGCCACCGCCATCTTCAAGTACGCCAAGAGGCCGTTCGACGGCGAGGACCAGGCCCTCCGGCTGGCCCACACCCTCGGTGTCCCGGTGCCCGCCGTTCGCGCCTCCGCAGTGCTGGACGGCTGGCTCGGGATGCTGCTGGAAGACCTCGGCGCTCCGATTCGCGAGGCCGACGACCTCGACGGCGCAGCCGCGGCCGTCGTCCTGCACGGCACCCGCACCGCCTCCGCCCTGCCCGTCCTGGATCAGGAACGGCTGCGCACCCTGCCGAGCCGAGCCTTGGAGCACCTCGGCCGACTCCGCAAGGCCGACCGGTGGCAGGACGCGGCCGACGTCGAAGACGCGCTCGACCAGATCGCCCAGGCAGCTGAAGCGCGCTCGGCCGGTGCCACCGTGGCTCCTTTCGGCTGGGTGCACTCCGAGTTCCACCCCACCAGCCTCCACATCGGTCGGCACGGCTGGCGACTGCTGGACTTCGCCCGCGCCTTCACCGGCCCCGGCCTGCTCGACCTCGCCAGCTGGCACGGCACCCTCGACGCCCCCGACCCCGTACGCCTGCGCGTTTTCCTGGACACCTACGTCACCGAAGGCGGCACCCCCGATGCCCTCGCCGAACGCGGCGGACTGCCCGCCGAGAAGTGGGCACTGGGCTGGCACCGCATGTGGGCCGTCGAGTGGTTCATGGAGCAGTCCATCCGCTGGATCAACGACCCAGCCACCGACCCCGCCTACATCAAGGCCGTACGCCGCCACCTCACCGACGTCCTCCACCTCCTGGAGGTCTAG